In Oryza brachyantha chromosome 1, ObraRS2, whole genome shotgun sequence, the following are encoded in one genomic region:
- the LOC102723014 gene encoding nuclear transcription factor Y subunit B-1-like, translating to MAEQQQGHGGEAGAAAEQEIIKEQDRLLPIANVGRIMKQILPPNAKISKEAKETMQECVSEFISFVTGEASDKCHKEKRKTVNGDDVCWAFGALGFDDYVDPMRRYLNKYRELEGDRAAAAASSRAAGPDHAPSSSAAAATGHFMFNAMDRTDHTTTNSRQF from the coding sequence ATGGCGGAACAGCAGCAGGGGCATGGAGGGgaagcgggggcggcggcggagcaggagATCATCAAGGAGCAGGACAGGCTGCTGCCGATCGCGAACGTGGGGCGGATCATGAAGCAGATCCTGCCGCCCAACGCCAAGATCTCCAAGGAGGCCAAGGAGACGATGCAGGAGTGCGTCTCCGAGTTCATCAGCTTCGTCACCGGCGAGGCCTCCGACAAGTGCCACAAGGAGAAGCGCAAGACGgtcaacggcgacgacgtctgCTGGGCCTTCGGCGCCCTCGGCTTCGACGACTACGTCGACCCCATGCGCAGGTACCTCAACAAGTACCGCGAGCTCGAGGgcgaccgcgccgccgccgccgcctcctcccgcgccgccggccccgaccacgccccctcctcctccgccgccgccgccaccggtcaTTTCATGTTCAACGCCATGGACAGGACGGAtcacaccaccaccaactccagGCAGTTCTAG